In one window of Candidatus Neomarinimicrobiota bacterium DNA:
- a CDS encoding aminoacyl-tRNA hydrolase: MIAIVGLGNPGDKYANTKHNAGFWAVDELARRQKLSFKPGKGEYVFAQHRRREVLLIKPTTGMNLSGIAVKDVASRWNLLPTDIHVVVDDVDLPLGSVRIRPKGGDGCHRGMENIIYQLRSDQFPRIRLGIGTDENMRPAEKFVLKPFRADDEPEAEAMVKRGADALENLLVRGLNHTMNHFNS; the protein is encoded by the coding sequence ATGATTGCCATTGTAGGGCTCGGTAATCCCGGTGATAAATATGCAAATACAAAACATAATGCAGGTTTCTGGGCGGTGGACGAATTGGCCCGCCGACAAAAACTGTCATTTAAGCCCGGTAAGGGTGAATATGTATTTGCCCAGCACCGAAGACGGGAAGTCCTGTTGATTAAGCCCACAACCGGTATGAATCTTAGCGGGATTGCGGTAAAAGATGTAGCCAGTCGCTGGAATCTATTACCGACGGACATTCATGTTGTCGTAGATGATGTGGATTTGCCATTGGGCTCAGTTCGAATTCGCCCCAAGGGTGGAGATGGTTGCCATCGTGGTATGGAAAATATTATTTACCAACTTAGGTCCGACCAGTTCCCGAGGATACGTTTGGGCATCGGCACCGATGAAAATATGCGCCCCGCAGAAAAATTTGTTCTTAAACCGTTTCGTGCGGATGATGAACCGGAAGCTGAAGCAATGGTAAAACGTGGCGCTGATGCTTTAGAAAATCTTTTGGTGCGTGGTTTAAATCATACCATGAACCATTTTAATTCGTAA